One stretch of Zingiber officinale cultivar Zhangliang chromosome 6B, Zo_v1.1, whole genome shotgun sequence DNA includes these proteins:
- the LOC121992857 gene encoding uncharacterized protein LOC121992857, with protein sequence MLKMTEIKGSSTSTIDIAVSHKELDEISCSICMEYPHNAVLLLCSSYEKGCRSYICDTSYRHSNCLDRFKKLQVDSNKISSEPRSSALDSSHVRNVGQNISRLVLPRPVLIRNLVETDGRSNLVASAEGVSADTLGENSNSQEHEAFTEARGEEQTQPEESGGSDAAETSLKCPLCRGVVMDWMIVKEAREFLNLKPRSCSRDSCSFSGNYKELRRHARRIHPATRPADIDPSRQRAWRRLEHQREYGDIVSAIRSAMPGAIVLGDYVIDSGNGLSHDREHNSSGEDAGSWWTTFFLFHMINNPVESLDEPRGSLRAWRTHRRSGHRNLWGENLRGMQDDDEDNIDDIPIPRRRRRFVRARPEEEQP encoded by the coding sequence ATGCTGAAGATGACAGAAATAAAAGGAAGCAGTACAAGTACAATAGATATTGCTGTTTCACACAAGGAATTGGACGAGATTTCATGCTCCATTTGTATGGAATATCCCCATAATGCTGTCCTCCTCTTGTGCAGTTCTTATGAAAAAGGCTGCAGATCTTACATTTGTGATACAAGTTACAGGCATTCCAATTGTCTGGACCGATTCAAAAAACTTCAAGTGGACAGCAACAAGATATCTTCTGAACCTAGATCTTCAGCCCTGGACAGTTCTCATGTTAGAAATGTTGGCCAAAATATTTCTCGTCTGGTGTTACCACGACCTGTGTTAATAAGAAACTTGGTTGAAACAGATGGTCGAAGTAATTTGGTAGCAAGTGCTGAAGGTGTCTCTGCCGATACACTTGGAGAAAATAGTAATAGCCAAGAACATGAGGCATTTACAGAAGCTCGAGGTGAAGAGCAGACTCAACCCGAGGAGTCTGGAGGTAGTGATGCTGCAGAAACTTCTCTAAAATGCCCTCTTTGTCGAGGTGTTGTTATGGATTGGATGATTGTGAAGGAAGCAAGAGAGTTTCTCAACCTAAAACCAAGGAGTTGCTCTAGGGATTCTTGCTCTTTTTCTGGCAACTATAAGGAGCTTCGTCGACATGCCAGGAGAATCCACCCTGCCACTAGGCCTGCTGATATTGACCCATCACGTCAGCGAGCATGGCGTCGTCTGGAACATCAACGGGAATATGGTGATATTGTCAGTGCTATCAGATCAGCAATGCCTGGTGCAATCGTGCTTGGTGACTACGTCATCGACAGTGGAAATGGACTATCTCATGATAGGGAACACAACAGCTCGGGCGAGGATGCTGGATCATGGTGGACAACATTCTTTCTTTTCCATATGATCAACAACCCAGTTGAGTCCCTCGATGAGCCTAGGGGTTCATTGAGAGCATGGCGCACACATCGGCGTTCAGGGCACCGCAACCTCTGGGGCGAGAACCTGCGGGGCATGCAAGATGACGACGAAGATAACATAGATGATATTCCAATACCAAGGAGGCGTAGGAGGTTCGTAAGAGCCAGGCCTGAAGAGGAGCAGCCATAA